ATTTGGGTAAGACACGGGTGCACTTTCATGATAATGTTGACAGTTGTGCAAATGATGCATGTTTGTATGTgaagtgttaaaataaaatcattttttgacTTGCCTCACAGCCCTGAAGGAACGCCCTTTGAGGATGGTGAGTAAATCAGTGTGTTCTTGACCTaggttttattttcttgataatAATGTTAAGTAAagtgatgactttttttttatagaaagaGTCGAATGTCAACGTGATCTGCAGCATTATGTGCCAATTATTTAACGCCATAACTCTGGAACAGAGTGGAAAGCTAATTAATATATGGTTTTTGACTGGTTAGCAGAGGTGTACAAAGGCAAGCTCACAATTCTAGTTctgttgtttattatttgtttaagtTAACCTCACGCACAACCAAATACAATATGTGGTGAGTGTATAAGTTAAAAGAtaaacagcatgtttttatACCTCAGCTCCAATGTTAGTCATGGCTGGAGGCattatgtttttagttttttctcgtactttattaatccctcttgtagggaaattatttctctgtccAGTCCCACTCTCTTAAAATGTCGTCAAATGTGACGTACACATTCACTGGGATTAATGGGCTATCAGTAAAATTCCACAATTCACTACACGTTGGGAGTTTGGGCAGACACAGACGTAAACAGCAACTTCACTGTTTGGTGGAGTCATAACAACCACAGGACGGTAATTCTCGTTTAACCTGCACAACTTTTGTTCACGTTGGAATTAGTCACTGTGGTCTGcttttaattgttattaatcACCTGCACTAGACAGTCAGGTTTAATTGCTCATACATATgcattttctgtcttcttttttacaGGTACATTTAAACTAATTGTAGAATTCACAGAAGAATATCCCAACAAACCCCCCACAGTACGATTTGTGTCAAAGATGTTTCATCCAAATGGTAGGACTGTtgtctcatgtgttcatattgGCAGTTTCATGTGTtggttagtttgtttttaacagtttttatcCACAGTTTATGCAGATGGAAGTATATGTTTGGACATCCTACAGAACCGTTGGAGTCCCACCTATGATGTATCATCTATTCTCACATCTATCCAGGTAAGAGGTGCCAGTTTGccttattttactttaactaccaaaagtgaagaaaaacaaaggtatTGATTGTCATACAATGAGATATAGAAAAACCAAAGCACTGAGGCAAgtgagatttttgtttttcttttctatgtAGTGCATTTATATAACATAAATATGTGCTATATAAAGacacatattttttattattgtaacattgctaaaacaacaaatctaatggttgCCCAAGACGTTTGTTTGCTGCTTGGCCCTCCTCACCTTCTCTACTCTTTTGTTTCACAGTCTCTGCTCGATGAACCAAACCCCAACAGTCCAGCCAACAGCCAGGCTGCCCAGCTTTACCAGGAGAACAAGCGGGAGTACGAGAAGCGCGTGTCTGCCATCGTAGAACAAAGCTGGAGAGACAGTTGACCTGACTCACCTGATCGCTGTCCTCTCCATCGTAAAGCTGTGTGTGCTGCAAGTTTTAGTGGAGTACCTCTGTATCTTTGGGCCCCCTCCCCCAACGTTTTTGATTTTAAGCTTTTATGCACTTTACCTTCTGCCTCCCTTCATTGGACATTTTCTTTACTCATTCACCGGGAGGGAAACTTTTTTCTATTCTACTCATTTCCTGTCCATCAGGGGAAATGTGCTGAATCTTGCCTTGATGTTTTGTAAGTATGGACTTTGTGAGCCGTTACCCAAAACTTCTGGTGTGTTCTAACATGCTGTAGTAACTCCCCATGAGGCTGTCACCAGTCAGTCCTAGATCCTCTTCTCTTGTGCCCCCCCAAATCTGTTCTGTCAAGTTTGTTTTCACCAAGGCTCCAGTGTGATCACCCCACTTTTCCGAGGGAGAATGAGCAGTCTGAGCATTACGTACCACGACAAAGTCAGACATCTTGACACCATGTGATTTGCTGTGCTGTGAACTCTTGTTACATGCATGACAGTAAGAGTGTACTCGCGTTCCTTTTCAGTACTCATGTATATAGGAAAACTGCAACTGAATTTATGTACAGATTTTGCACTGCTTGTCTCCCGTGTCATTTTTTTCAGCAGTTGTAAATAAAAAGGCCATTTCATCctttcattgtttttgaaattctgcaagttcaatattgaatattttaagtgaaatgtttttgctgctttgaCAGAAGTCAACACTATGAGAAAGAAGTCTTGGATCATCAGTAGGGCTACAACTAATGATTACTTTCATAAATGATCAATCTGACAATTGTTATCCAactaatcgattagttgtttggaACAAAGTCATAAATAGGTGAAAAGTGTCATTCAGGATTTCTTAAACCTTAAAATGACAATGTTGACATGTCATGGTTTATCCCAAACCCAAGACTTTCAGCTTTTTCACATGAAAACCCTAATATATTTATACTGGTATGGTATCAGCGAGACATGATGCATGATTTAAGATGAACTGTGCATTTATGGAGGGTCGTCTTTAAACGCATGACTTCTGATACCATAGTTTTGtttagaaatgttttattgttgtttatataATATTGATAATTCAGAGGGTGATGTTGCAAGCTTGGTGAAAACAAGGAGGGATGGGAATACAGAACAACAGGTAACAAACATGCAGTTGTATTATGTCAGTTCTTCCACAGAATTGAGaaagatccttttttttttcaacggCTATGTAACAGTTACAAAAATAACTATGTACAAGATCCCTCTTGTCACTCTGTAACATTTTAACAAAGTTAAACAGTAAATAGAAACAAAGAAGACATAAAATTAAATTCTTACACAGAAATGTTCATTAGAGTAGGCAGAGCAAGCTACCTGTTGTATGTGCGCTCCTTTTTAGCCCTTTCTAAGGCCTTGTCCATGGTCTTCTCATTCTCACCTCTACACTTGGGGCAGTACCACTTTCCCTTAGGCTTATGGTGGAGCCCGACGCAGGAGAAATGAAACCACTCGATGGGACATTCATCGTTATCGCAGCCAATCATCTCGCCGTATGACACCTGCTCACACAGGCAGTATGTTGGCTCATCTGGATCAATGGGCAGATCTGGAGGCGACACCTCTCTCTCAGACTTTCCCTTGGACCGTTTCTTCTTCTTAGAAGATGTTTTGGCACGTTTTTCCCGCGATGCCCCCACTCCCACATCCTCAGCGTGATCCAGACTGCCATAACTTTCTCGATTTTCTCCGTTTTTCTGACGCCTCGAGCGCTTCCCTCCAGCTTTGTCAGCGCTACCTGAGCTTGGCGTTACCTCCTCACGCTTTTTCTCTTGGTGGCTGGGTTTGCCGGGGGTGATGGTGGCTGATGATGAGGACACTGTGGATGCTACAGGGGTCGTCACGGGCGTTGTTGTAGGAACGTGGCTCTCTGGGACCTCTTGAGATGAAAGGATACGTTCAGAATGCCAGTCTAGTTGTCGCGTTCGGTTTTCAACCAACTCCACCTGAAATAAAGAACATATATAATTTACTGTAAAGgttgttaaacacacacacacacacacatatatatgtatgaggAAATTTTTAAGATTTTCCAATCAGACAGGTTtctatttaaaagtaaaaatttcCTCTTGATTGAAAATTACATTGAGTGGATGTTTGGCCCTCCTTGGGTGTTTATGCTGATTTTTTGCTGAAACCAAACTTCAATAAAGCTTTAAAGCTTTACCTTTAAATAGATATTTGCCAATGAGCAGCTATGTAGGAGGAGCTGCAGGCCAGTCTTTACTTACCATCTGACCAGCAATCTGGATCTTTTCATCTCCGAGCTCTTGACTGCGGATCAGAGCTCTTTGAATCGATAACTGAAGCTTGCGCCTCTGAAGTGTGTCAGATTCCCTGCGATAACGTTCATACGCATCGTCGAGCTCCTTCAGAACATCTGCCAACAAAAAAGGttgaagaaaaataattatttaggTGGGAGAAAGAATGCTGAACTTCAGCAATATCAAAAGGTGTGATCTCAAGTGTATCTAACAATGCCTGACACCACAGGATAAGTAAATACTAACAGGAACAAACATTACCTACAGTACATTAGTTCACTATGGTTatttaaaagtgctttacaaataaagttggattggataaatATGGTTTGTTAATTTAGCATATGTTTGTAAAAATGGCACTTATACCTACAAGCATAACTGTGTTGAGCATTCTTAACCAATTACTTCATGTACAACTGTGATACACAACTAGACAGTGAGAGAAATTACACTGGCCACTTGTTGACACACACTTTCTGACCTACAATGAGTTTCTGTGCAACCTGATGCCAAGATTCATACTGCCATCACACATAAGAGCACATGATCCATGTCGACCCCTGAACTCATGCTTATCACTGCTCCCACACTGCTGTTGATATAGAACTACTATGTGCAGCAACAAGAGCAAAATACAGTGAAAGCTTTGTACCCTCTGCCATCAGCACGCTCAACAAACTCAGACAATAAGAAACAATAGACTTGTGTCATTCAGtatatttactgtttttttttcttcctaaaaCCAAACTTTTGAAATACACTGAACATGTAAGCCGACTGGAATGGTAAATACAATTTCTCAAAGACAGATGATAGAAAGATACAGAATCACACTACACagtgctaacaactagccaccaGCTAACAATGCAGTCCGTGATGCAAGTGGTCAAACTTAAAAGGCCAAAACAAGCTAAGAAGGGGGTGAATCTCCACCtgtaaacacatgttttttttcatgaaggACAACGAACAATCTAAAGCATAAGGGCATCTTCCTGAATACATTTTGTCAACTTCTCAGTATTTAGTGTTAGTGCAGAGAGATCTTTCAGCTTTCTTACCTTGATACCTGGCATCGATTTCCTTCATGAGAGACACACTCCTCTGTAGATCAAAGGGTAGCGATTCCACCAGGTCCAAGTACTCCTCCACATAATTCGCAACAACGTAGCCTGGGTCACCGTTGGTGGGGTTCAACATTGCAGCTCCGTCTTTACCACAGCACACTCCGACTCACACACCTGTGAAACagaagttgttaaaaaaaatactctacACATTCTGCTCTTGCATTTTCTTGGTAACTAccacttattttatttctacgGTTTCTGCATCCTGATGcttgtaataaaaaatataaatgcttTTGTATTTTCTAGTCAGGTTTATCTGACATGTGATTCATGCTCAAAATGGGAACATGTGGAAGGGCAAACGATGATAAATAACTTTAATGCCAGCATGGTGACTGCCTGTAGAAACACCTTTGCTTCTGAATGTAATATCTTCTTCACTAGGGAATATATGATATTAATGGGCATCATTTTTGTGTTGAACCATGAGAAAGTTGTCTAGCTCGCCAACACACAGtctaagtgatttattttgatgtgCCAAAATGGGGAAACTGTATATTTCCACTTATTCCTGGATCGTGTGGTTTTTAACAATTGTCATAAAGCTGTATGGTTTCAGAAAATCTGCCCAAATATGGAATGTCGCTATTTGTGCGCAATTTCAGAAGgcttacaaatacaaataaactgaCGGCATAGTTGGGACAGAAACACCTGCTCGTTCACTTTGACGAATCTACAAATATTTACCATAATAATGTGACTTACAGTGCATGTTCACATCTGCACATGCCATTTCATCACGGATAAGCGCGAGTCACATTGTACAGCGACGACTACTACACGCTAACTAGGGCTAGCGTACCCCGGCGAGTTTACGTCAACGTCAGATTTGCGTTAACAAACTTTCTCCTCTTTGAAACAACTCCGTTACTCTAAACTATTCACGCACATCAAAAATACAGTTAAATCGACGTGGCGTTGGCAGGCGACCCTAACAGACTTCAGACAAAAAGATTTCCACATTTGACAAAGATTTACCAGCAGCAAGAGAAACACAACCCACAACATAATCACCGtcatgaaataataatagtttttcTTACCACGACAAATAAATCATGCGTGTGAAATGTTGTACTcgttataaaaaataaaaaaaaacctccgtGACACTTTAATGACTCATTTCCATCACGTTTACGTCAAAGTGTTAGCCAAATTAGCACACGCTAACCCGAACGCTACTACGCGAGCTGTAGTATCAAACACTACAAAAAACACTGGAGAACACTGTGCATTTATGTGGTTAGCAGTCACGTGTCTCACATAAGACATTACCTTGTATAAATCTTAGTTTCTCAGTCGCCGCGTTGTAGCTGTCGTGCTTGGTGAGCACTCCGTGATGCTGCTCTCGTTGCTAACGACAGGTCGTGTGGTGGAGAGTTGCTAGCTGGTTAGCGCCACagcagctaatgttagctagtGGCTAAAGTGCCTGAACTAAGATAACAGCTGCACCGTGAGGCGGGTACAGACTACAACTACAGACACAAGTCGATGaaatagataaaataattaACACTACTTGTCAGcgttaaatatacattttaaagattATTCTTTGCAGTCATCAGCTACATTGCCACTTACTGTGTTTAACAACTAGAAACGTCTCTCTTCAATCTGATACTCCATGCGTATAGTAATAAGAATAGCCAGTGTTTTCATATGGCTGGTCAGTACTGCCACCGTGTGGTCAATGTggaaaacctttttctttttctttttcttctttttggttCATTGGTTGTTGGCGTTGGCAACCAGCTCCACGATTCTACTCCACCTTCTGGACTGGAGTGTAGATGAGGAAATTGGGGggaaatacaaatttaaatgaaaataaactaaataaaataaaagttatttctgtcaattatttctCCCCTTTAATAATACCAATTTGGTATTgtattttgtaaagcctgattAGTCACCAATGTCTCCAGAATCTGGGACCTAACTCCATCCTGCAGGATGACAACGCTCTCCACCACAGAGTACCTCCAGTGTTTGGGAGTGGAGAGGATGGAAAGACCTGCCGTGAGTCCAGACCTCAATCCAATTGAACACTTGTGGGATCAGCTTGGGCGTGCTGTATGAGCTAGAGTGACCAAAACAACCACGCTGGTTGACTTTCAACAACTCCTGCCATCCCGCAGCAAAATATGACCAGGCTGGTGaccagcatgaggaggaggtgccAAGTTGTTGTGGCTCCGTATGGATCTTCCACTTGCTACTGAGGTCCCGACAGGGTAAAATtaataaagtgtaaaaatggccaatatgtgttgtttttttctttattactgTGGTAAAGTGCAATCATCCAATCCACCATATTACAGGGGATTTTGGCACATTCTTTGGGGTGTGCTACCTACACGTTTAGCTGTGTTGCTCATTAAACAGAAGCACAATCCTTACAAGTTGTTCTTTGTGGTAAAGGTGACTAATCAGGCTTTTcaacaatatataataaaacaccAATTGGTATTTGAAAGTGGAGAAACAAGTGACTAAAATAATTTCTTTTAGGagttagaattttttttttaggagttTAGTAGATTTAACCCGTGAAATTCACTTTATTGAAGCAGTAACTCTCAGGTGAACCATTATAAGACCGTATT
This genomic interval from Solea solea chromosome 2, fSolSol10.1, whole genome shotgun sequence contains the following:
- the ube2al gene encoding ubiquitin conjugating enzyme E2 A, like; the encoded protein is MSTPARRRLMRDFKRLQEDPPAGVSGAPSENNIMAWNAVIFGPEGTPFEDGTFKLIVEFTEEYPNKPPTVRFVSKMFHPNVYADGSICLDILQNRWSPTYDVSSILTSIQSLLDEPNPNSPANSQAAQLYQENKREYEKRVSAIVEQSWRDS
- the ing1 gene encoding inhibitor of growth protein 1, producing the protein MLNPTNGDPGYVVANYVEEYLDLVESLPFDLQRSVSLMKEIDARYQDVLKELDDAYERYRRESDTLQRRKLQLSIQRALIRSQELGDEKIQIAGQMVELVENRTRQLDWHSERILSSQEVPESHVPTTTPVTTPVASTVSSSSATITPGKPSHQEKKREEVTPSSGSADKAGGKRSRRQKNGENRESYGSLDHAEDVGVGASREKRAKTSSKKKKRSKGKSEREVSPPDLPIDPDEPTYCLCEQVSYGEMIGCDNDECPIEWFHFSCVGLHHKPKGKWYCPKCRGENEKTMDKALERAKKERTYNR